One window of the Natronomonas marina genome contains the following:
- a CDS encoding ATP-NAD kinase family protein has product MRRIGLVVNPIAGMGGRVGLKGTDNKVEEARRRGADPRSPSRARAALEHLGEQPTEVDLYTYGGEMGEDEAVAAGFSPTVVGHPDGEETSAADTREAVRRLLEADIDLLLFVGGDGTAVDVAETLADAGTEVPILGVPGGVKVYSSVFAVTPRAAGRIAATFDRTETREVNDIDEDAYRGGDVTTELKALAEVPVGDEIQSSKQIGGGTVEALAEAVAGDILDDEVRTTPSSRAGRDAAGSGGATYVLGPGSTVDAVKTELGFNGSPLGVDVWRDGDVVAADASESDILDHLGERNVVVVSPIGGQGFIFGRGNDQISPAVIRRSEIEVIASKQKLDDIGVLRVDTGDPRLDERLRGWQRVRVGKFERRLLKVV; this is encoded by the coding sequence ATGCGACGAATCGGGCTGGTCGTCAACCCCATCGCCGGCATGGGGGGCCGGGTCGGGCTGAAGGGCACCGACAACAAGGTCGAGGAGGCACGCCGGCGCGGCGCCGACCCCCGCTCGCCCTCGCGGGCCCGTGCGGCGCTGGAACACCTCGGGGAACAGCCCACCGAGGTCGACCTCTACACTTACGGCGGCGAGATGGGCGAAGACGAGGCCGTCGCTGCCGGCTTCTCGCCGACCGTCGTCGGCCACCCCGACGGCGAGGAGACCAGCGCCGCCGACACCCGCGAGGCCGTCCGGCGACTCCTCGAGGCCGACATCGACCTCCTGCTTTTCGTCGGCGGCGACGGTACCGCCGTCGACGTCGCCGAGACGCTGGCCGACGCCGGCACCGAGGTACCGATACTCGGCGTCCCCGGCGGCGTGAAGGTCTACTCGTCGGTGTTCGCGGTCACCCCGCGGGCCGCCGGCCGCATCGCCGCCACCTTCGACCGAACCGAGACCCGCGAGGTCAACGACATCGACGAGGACGCCTACCGCGGCGGCGACGTGACGACCGAACTGAAGGCGCTTGCGGAGGTGCCCGTCGGCGACGAAATCCAGTCCTCGAAACAGATCGGCGGCGGCACCGTCGAGGCGCTGGCCGAGGCCGTCGCCGGGGACATCCTCGACGACGAGGTTCGGACGACGCCGTCCTCGCGGGCGGGCCGGGACGCCGCCGGCTCCGGCGGAGCCACCTACGTCCTCGGCCCGGGGTCGACGGTCGACGCCGTCAAGACCGAACTCGGCTTCAACGGCTCGCCGCTCGGGGTCGACGTCTGGCGGGACGGCGACGTCGTCGCCGCCGACGCCAGCGAGTCCGACATCCTCGACCACCTCGGCGAGCGCAACGTCGTCGTCGTCTCGCCCATCGGCGGCCAGGGGTTCATCTTCGGCCGCGGCAACGACCAGATTTCGCCCGCGGTCATCCGTCGTTCGGAAATCGAGGTCATCGCCTCGAAACAGAAACTCGACGACATCGGCGTCCTCCGGGTGGACACCGGCGACCCCCGGCTCGACGAGCGGTTGCGGGGCTGGCAGCGCGTCCGGGTCGGGAAGTTCGAGCGACGGCTGCTGAAGGTCGTCTAA
- a CDS encoding amidohydrolase family protein, with amino-acid sequence MTPDAAELGDNTEVAVNDADLVVHDAVVVTVDEDNRIYRNGTVVVEDGVLTDVRTTRDGDRDCDADRVIDGKGTLVMPGLVNAHTHLELTPLLGAFSDLDLLEMMSGMTAIFGHIADGEYDYLTDAGYELAALNFLAGGVTTVNSMDVRPSGGAETFGEAGLRGFFGMALSDLFWDVPVDKQFERAREFIDEYHGAYGGRIRATINPHDDWSCTRALWERTAALADEYPDLLVHTHLLELEASNTMARSNGAEDSLDLLDDIGLLDDRLVAAHFRLANNEDIQRTADANASVAHCPSIFAYWNTDGDVQWTPVPELRDASVDVGLGIDDHYWHDSYSLFGEARQARLAANLKRSTGQYHSMELVRMLTIEGAAALGIDDEVGSLEPGKCADVIVLDIEKPKFIPVTNIPAQIVNNAVPADVKTVIVDGDVLMRDGDVKTMDTDAVREQVESAVERFESETDWELGVGGSDPPSKLNVAHDLPKRGPSQLLGRLAFQSAKDQFPF; translated from the coding sequence ATGACGCCAGATGCCGCTGAGTTGGGAGACAACACTGAGGTCGCGGTCAACGACGCGGATCTCGTAGTACACGACGCAGTGGTTGTGACTGTAGACGAAGATAACAGAATCTACCGGAACGGCACGGTTGTAGTCGAAGACGGTGTCCTCACCGACGTGCGAACGACACGAGACGGTGACCGAGACTGTGACGCCGACCGTGTCATCGACGGCAAGGGCACCCTCGTGATGCCGGGGCTCGTCAACGCACACACCCACCTGGAGCTGACGCCATTGCTCGGCGCGTTCAGTGACCTCGACCTATTGGAGATGATGAGCGGAATGACCGCCATTTTCGGTCACATCGCTGACGGCGAATACGACTACCTTACCGACGCGGGATACGAACTCGCCGCACTCAACTTCCTCGCAGGCGGTGTCACGACCGTCAACTCGATGGACGTACGTCCCAGCGGGGGCGCAGAGACGTTCGGCGAGGCTGGCCTCCGCGGATTCTTTGGGATGGCGCTCTCCGATCTCTTCTGGGACGTCCCGGTCGATAAGCAGTTCGAACGCGCCCGCGAGTTTATTGACGAGTACCACGGTGCGTACGGCGGCCGCATCCGGGCAACGATCAATCCCCATGATGACTGGTCGTGTACACGAGCGCTGTGGGAGCGTACTGCCGCCCTCGCTGACGAATATCCTGATCTACTCGTTCACACGCATCTGCTCGAACTGGAGGCGAGTAATACGATGGCGCGGTCAAATGGTGCCGAGGACTCGCTCGACCTGCTTGACGACATCGGTCTCCTTGACGATCGGCTGGTGGCCGCTCACTTCCGGCTGGCCAACAACGAGGATATCCAGCGAACTGCTGACGCGAACGCGTCGGTTGCACACTGCCCGTCGATTTTCGCGTACTGGAACACGGACGGCGACGTGCAGTGGACGCCTGTGCCGGAGCTTCGGGACGCGAGCGTCGATGTTGGGCTGGGCATCGACGACCATTACTGGCACGACTCCTACAGCCTGTTCGGCGAAGCACGGCAGGCCCGGCTCGCAGCTAATCTCAAACGGTCAACGGGGCAGTACCACTCAATGGAGCTGGTGCGGATGCTCACCATCGAAGGGGCAGCGGCACTCGGAATTGATGACGAGGTCGGGAGTCTCGAACCCGGGAAGTGCGCCGACGTCATCGTGCTTGACATCGAGAAGCCGAAGTTCATCCCCGTGACCAATATCCCGGCACAGATCGTCAACAACGCGGTACCCGCCGACGTGAAGACAGTCATCGTGGACGGTGACGTGCTGATGCGAGACGGTGATGTGAAAACAATGGATACCGACGCCGTGCGTGAGCAGGTCGAATCTGCCGTTGAGCGTTTCGAGTCGGAGACGGACTGGGAACTCGGGGTCGGCGGGAGTGACCCGCCGAGTAAGTTGAATGTTGCCCACGACCTGCCGAAGCGCGGCCCCAGTCAGTTGCTCGGACGGCTCGCGTTCCAGTCGGCTAAGGATCAATTCCCATTCTGA
- a CDS encoding RIO1 family regulatory kinase/ATPase domain-containing protein gives MPIRRLLRESVPEATLAAVAEDVADRYGEPSAEFERLEANNWLSVPLVVEDRWFVKVIADQHSLVHAVLTTGRNIGAFSSGTEGFFEHFSTPVEMAQHELAATQAMRELGVNAPEPKEAFEHDGLGVLVLEYLPEFRTLDELPEAEIAAFAPALFENLARMHEAELAHGDLRAENVLVAPDDGEEVLYFIDATRVQAIEDAKAYDLACALASLTPHVDARPAVDAAREHYSTEDILAAREFLDFVNLRPDHDFEAAEVKGEIERAAD, from the coding sequence ATGCCCATCCGACGGCTCCTGCGAGAGAGCGTCCCGGAAGCGACGCTGGCCGCGGTCGCGGAGGACGTCGCCGACCGCTACGGGGAGCCGTCGGCGGAGTTCGAGCGTCTGGAGGCGAACAACTGGCTGTCGGTCCCGCTCGTGGTCGAGGACCGCTGGTTCGTGAAGGTGATCGCCGACCAGCACTCGCTGGTGCACGCGGTGCTGACGACGGGCCGGAACATCGGGGCCTTCTCGTCGGGCACGGAGGGGTTCTTCGAGCACTTCTCGACGCCGGTAGAGATGGCCCAGCACGAACTCGCGGCGACGCAGGCGATGCGGGAACTCGGGGTCAACGCCCCGGAACCGAAGGAGGCCTTCGAGCACGACGGTCTCGGCGTGCTCGTCTTGGAGTACCTGCCGGAGTTCCGGACGCTGGACGAACTTCCCGAGGCCGAAATCGCGGCGTTCGCGCCGGCGCTGTTCGAGAACCTCGCGCGGATGCACGAGGCGGAACTCGCCCACGGTGACCTCCGGGCGGAGAACGTCCTCGTCGCGCCCGACGACGGCGAGGAGGTGCTGTACTTCATCGACGCGACCCGCGTGCAGGCAATCGAGGACGCCAAGGCCTACGATCTGGCGTGTGCGCTGGCGTCGCTGACGCCGCACGTCGACGCACGGCCGGCCGTCGACGCCGCCCGAGAGCACTACTCGACGGAGGACATACTGGCCGCCCGCGAGTTCCTCGACTTCGTGAACCTGCGGCCGGACCACGATTTCGAGGCGGCCGAGGTGAAGGGCGAAATCGAGCGGGCGGCTGACTGA
- a CDS encoding helix-turn-helix domain-containing protein — protein MTESPAVSQLRLVDWNLAAEDLATVLYDVDGDTSVFVDAARGTDGIEDVAAPTSTGGSGYVLVTANPDALPFFRTFLVLTARAGLLVRSPVVYSDFETRGEVVGDASALQTAVDAAPRTIDVTIENIGSRPSQRTDPFFELSNRQREAVFTAFEHGYYQHPRETTHAELAEELGCAANTVSEHLQKAEVKLIKALVELQS, from the coding sequence GTGACAGAGTCGCCAGCGGTCTCGCAACTGCGTCTCGTTGACTGGAATCTTGCAGCAGAGGACCTAGCAACTGTTCTGTACGACGTTGACGGTGACACGAGTGTGTTCGTTGATGCAGCGCGTGGCACCGATGGAATCGAGGATGTCGCGGCACCCACTTCTACCGGTGGTTCGGGGTACGTGTTGGTCACGGCGAATCCCGACGCACTCCCGTTCTTTAGGACGTTTCTCGTGTTGACGGCGCGAGCGGGGTTGCTCGTCAGGTCTCCAGTCGTGTACAGCGACTTCGAAACAAGAGGTGAGGTGGTGGGAGACGCTTCGGCACTGCAAACCGCGGTTGACGCCGCACCACGGACTATCGACGTGACAATCGAGAACATTGGGTCACGTCCGTCGCAACGGACGGACCCATTTTTTGAACTGAGCAATCGGCAGCGTGAGGCGGTTTTTACCGCGTTCGAACACGGGTACTATCAGCATCCCCGAGAGACAACTCACGCAGAATTAGCCGAAGAGCTTGGGTGCGCGGCCAACACGGTCAGTGAACACCTCCAGAAAGCGGAAGTGAAACTTATCAAGGCGCTCGTAGAACTTCAGTCGTGA
- a CDS encoding tRNA (cytidine(56)-2'-O)-methyltransferase: MQGEHEVVVLRLGHRPGRDNRMTTHVGLTARALGADRVVIAGEASDPKATVEEVVDRFGGPFAVEVTDGHRRLLREWEGSVVHLTMYGLPLQEVEGEVRAAHETGPLVVVVGSEKVPFDVYEAADFNVGVTNQPHSEVAGLAVFLDRLFEGRELDREWTDASHRVVPKATGKLVEPVDE; encoded by the coding sequence ATGCAGGGAGAACACGAGGTGGTCGTCCTCCGTCTCGGGCACCGGCCCGGGCGGGACAACCGGATGACCACCCATGTGGGGCTCACCGCGCGCGCACTCGGCGCCGACCGGGTCGTCATCGCGGGTGAGGCCTCCGACCCGAAGGCGACCGTCGAGGAGGTGGTCGACCGCTTCGGCGGCCCCTTCGCGGTCGAGGTGACGGACGGCCACCGGCGGCTTCTCCGGGAGTGGGAGGGTAGCGTCGTCCATCTGACGATGTACGGGCTGCCGCTCCAGGAGGTCGAAGGCGAGGTTCGGGCGGCCCACGAGACGGGACCGCTGGTCGTCGTCGTCGGGTCCGAGAAGGTACCCTTCGACGTCTACGAGGCGGCCGACTTCAACGTCGGCGTGACCAACCAGCCCCACTCGGAGGTGGCCGGCCTCGCGGTCTTCCTCGACCGGCTCTTCGAGGGCCGGGAACTCGACCGCGAGTGGACCGACGCGAGCCACCGGGTCGTCCCGAAGGCGACGGGCAAACTGGTCGAGCCCGTCGACGAGTAG
- a CDS encoding competence/damage-inducible protein A, translated as MDVALVCVGDELLAGDTVNTNAAWLGERLAERGVNVERVTVVPDRVADIARTVNEYRAAYDAVVTTGGLGPTHDDLTMEGVAAAVGRTLEPSEAVLERLASEGGYAREDLAAGTADIPAGARPLHNVEGVAPGCVVENVYVLPGVPAEMKAMFEAVAGEFEGEERHVDFLVVDEPESALVDRFAELQERFDVIVGSYPGDDVRVKLQATDETELEAATEWLRANVEVA; from the coding sequence ATGGACGTCGCGCTGGTGTGCGTCGGCGACGAGTTGCTGGCCGGCGACACCGTCAACACGAACGCCGCGTGGCTCGGCGAACGGCTCGCCGAGCGCGGCGTGAACGTCGAGCGGGTCACCGTCGTCCCCGACCGCGTGGCCGACATCGCCCGCACCGTCAACGAGTACCGCGCCGCCTACGATGCCGTCGTGACCACCGGCGGTCTCGGCCCGACCCACGACGACCTGACGATGGAGGGCGTCGCCGCGGCCGTCGGCCGGACGCTCGAACCCAGCGAGGCGGTCCTCGAACGGCTGGCGAGCGAGGGCGGCTACGCCCGCGAGGACCTCGCGGCAGGGACCGCCGACATCCCGGCCGGCGCTCGCCCGCTCCACAACGTCGAAGGGGTCGCCCCCGGCTGTGTCGTCGAGAACGTCTACGTCCTCCCGGGGGTCCCCGCCGAGATGAAGGCGATGTTCGAGGCCGTCGCCGGGGAGTTCGAGGGCGAGGAGCGCCACGTTGACTTCCTCGTCGTCGACGAACCGGAGAGCGCGCTCGTCGACCGCTTTGCGGAACTGCAGGAACGCTTCGACGTCATCGTCGGGAGCTACCCCGGCGACGACGTCCGGGTGAAGCTACAGGCCACCGACGAGACGGAACTGGAGGCGGCCACGGAGTGGCTCCGCGCCAACGTCGAGGTGGCCTAG
- a CDS encoding NAD-dependent epimerase/dehydratase family protein, translating into MELSEKRICVTGGGGFVGSHLADRLVADNDVVVVDRFGNGRREWVPGEAEVVEGDLRNEDVVAEAIDDETDAVFHFAADKAVNTDDPTGQFRLNTEMTANVAARMDEVGCENVAFTSSSTVYGEAPRPTPEDYAPLEPISTYAAAKLAEESLLSVYAHSHDFTVWTFRFANIVGPRLQLGAVVPDFIDKLRDDPTELEILGDGRQEKSYMHISECVEAMCHVVEHADAPVNTYNLGTRTTTSVRTIADIVADEMGLDPEYSFTGGDRGWTGDVPRMRLSIEKLAGLGFEPDDSSDEAVRRATRELLEADLR; encoded by the coding sequence ATGGAACTCTCCGAGAAGCGCATCTGCGTCACGGGCGGCGGCGGCTTCGTCGGCTCGCACCTCGCGGACCGCCTCGTCGCCGACAACGACGTCGTCGTCGTCGACCGCTTCGGGAACGGCCGCCGCGAGTGGGTGCCCGGCGAGGCCGAGGTCGTCGAGGGCGACCTGCGAAACGAGGACGTGGTCGCCGAGGCCATCGACGACGAGACGGACGCCGTCTTTCACTTCGCGGCCGACAAGGCCGTCAACACCGACGACCCGACCGGCCAGTTCCGGCTGAACACCGAGATGACGGCCAACGTCGCCGCGCGGATGGACGAGGTCGGCTGTGAGAACGTCGCCTTCACCTCCTCGTCGACGGTGTACGGCGAGGCGCCGCGGCCGACCCCGGAGGACTACGCGCCGCTGGAGCCCATCAGCACCTACGCCGCCGCCAAACTGGCCGAGGAGTCGCTCCTGTCGGTGTACGCCCACAGCCACGACTTCACCGTCTGGACGTTCCGGTTCGCCAACATCGTCGGCCCCCGGCTCCAGCTCGGCGCCGTCGTCCCCGACTTCATCGACAAGCTACGGGACGACCCCACCGAACTGGAAATCCTCGGTGACGGCCGCCAGGAGAAGTCCTACATGCACATCTCCGAGTGCGTCGAGGCGATGTGTCACGTCGTCGAGCACGCCGACGCCCCGGTCAACACCTACAACCTCGGCACCCGGACGACGACGTCGGTGCGGACCATCGCCGACATCGTCGCCGACGAGATGGGGCTGGACCCCGAGTACAGTTTCACCGGCGGGGACCGCGGCTGGACCGGCGACGTCCCCCGGATGCGCCTCTCCATCGAGAAACTCGCGGGTCTCGGCTTCGAGCCCGACGACTCCTCCGACGAGGCGGTCCGGCGGGCGACCCGCGAACTGTTAGAGGCCGACCTCCGGTAG
- the tfe gene encoding transcription factor E yields MAFEELLNDPVIQKYLHELVGPTGMPVAAAPPDGEVTDEELAEELGLELNDVRRALFILYENDLASYRRLRDEDSGWLTYLWTFEYENVPEQLEEEMHRLLEALEERRAYERDNEFYLCGQCQLRFEFGEAMEFGFECPQCGAQLETMDNQRLVSAMDARIEELRDELNVDDERVEA; encoded by the coding sequence ATGGCTTTTGAGGAACTGCTGAACGACCCCGTGATTCAGAAGTACCTCCACGAGCTCGTCGGTCCGACGGGGATGCCCGTCGCCGCCGCGCCGCCGGACGGCGAGGTCACCGACGAGGAGCTCGCGGAGGAGCTCGGGCTCGAGCTCAACGACGTCCGCCGGGCGCTGTTCATCCTCTACGAGAACGACCTGGCCTCGTACCGCCGGCTCCGGGACGAGGACTCGGGGTGGCTCACGTACCTGTGGACCTTCGAGTACGAGAACGTCCCCGAACAGCTCGAAGAGGAGATGCACCGCCTGCTCGAGGCGCTGGAGGAGCGTCGCGCCTACGAGCGGGACAACGAGTTCTACCTCTGTGGGCAGTGCCAGCTCCGCTTCGAGTTCGGCGAGGCCATGGAGTTCGGCTTCGAGTGTCCCCAGTGTGGCGCCCAACTCGAGACGATGGACAACCAGCGGCTCGTCAGCGCGATGGACGCCCGCATCGAGGAACTGCGAGACGAACTGAACGTCGACGACGAACGCGTGGAAGCCTGA
- a CDS encoding acyl-CoA dehydrogenase family protein, with the protein MDFTLPDEHEMIQGVVRDFCEAEIEPIAQEIEEEHRFPEEVFEELADLDLMGVPVAEEYGGAGGDYLMYAVVAEELGRVSGSIGLSYVAHTSLGLMPIINFGTEEQIEKWGRPLAEGEGMGAWALTEPSSGSDASDMDTMAEKDGDEYVIDGTKQFITNASVANSVLVKAVTDPGAGYDGISTFIVDPENDDGFEVTNVWDKMGLNASPTCEIQLDNVRIPEERLLGEEGDGWDQTKKTLDGGRISIAALSTGLGQGAFDAAREYATEREQFDRPISKFDAIRDMIVSMDRKVERARLLTHKAATMYDDGEDVTRLSSLAKLDASEICREVAEDAVQVHGGYGYTTDFPPQRFYRDAKLMEIGEGTSEIQHLVLGRELGL; encoded by the coding sequence ATGGATTTCACCCTCCCCGACGAACACGAGATGATCCAGGGTGTGGTTCGTGACTTCTGCGAGGCGGAGATCGAACCCATCGCACAGGAAATCGAGGAGGAACACCGCTTCCCCGAGGAGGTATTCGAGGAGTTGGCCGATCTCGACCTGATGGGCGTCCCCGTCGCCGAGGAGTACGGCGGCGCCGGCGGTGACTACCTCATGTACGCCGTGGTCGCCGAGGAACTCGGCCGCGTCTCCGGATCGATCGGCCTCTCGTACGTCGCCCACACGTCGCTGGGGCTGATGCCGATAATCAACTTCGGCACCGAAGAACAGATCGAGAAGTGGGGCCGCCCGCTCGCGGAGGGCGAGGGCATGGGCGCGTGGGCGCTGACCGAACCCTCCTCGGGGTCGGACGCCTCGGACATGGACACGATGGCCGAGAAGGACGGCGACGAGTACGTCATCGACGGCACCAAGCAGTTCATCACGAACGCGAGCGTCGCAAACAGCGTCCTCGTGAAGGCAGTTACCGACCCCGGCGCCGGCTACGACGGCATCTCGACGTTCATCGTCGACCCCGAGAACGACGACGGCTTCGAGGTCACGAACGTCTGGGACAAGATGGGGCTGAACGCCTCCCCGACCTGCGAGATTCAACTCGATAACGTCCGCATCCCCGAAGAGCGCCTGCTCGGCGAGGAGGGCGACGGCTGGGACCAGACGAAAAAGACGCTCGACGGCGGCCGCATCTCCATCGCCGCGCTGTCGACGGGCCTGGGGCAGGGCGCCTTCGACGCCGCCCGCGAGTACGCCACCGAGCGCGAGCAGTTCGACCGGCCCATCTCGAAGTTCGACGCCATCCGCGACATGATCGTCTCGATGGACCGCAAGGTCGAGCGAGCCCGTCTCCTGACCCACAAGGCGGCGACGATGTACGACGACGGCGAGGACGTCACCAGGCTGTCCTCGCTGGCGAAACTGGACGCCTCCGAGATCTGCCGCGAGGTGGCGGAGGACGCCGTCCAGGTCCACGGCGGCTACGGCTACACCACCGACTTCCCGCCCCAGCGGTTCTACCGCGACGCCAAACTGATGGAGATCGGCGAGGGGACGAGCGAGATTCAGCACCTCGTCCTGGGTCGAGAACTGGGTCTCTAG
- a CDS encoding DUF2110 family protein, whose product MVVLATKVYVEGEARRRALDSLESLVANDLADLDVEFTLGLRDDEFPSVTVTGEDATVARNLLAAEWGAITPHRETGETHVGTLESWDDEGFVLDAGEEVRVPAEELGLGQGSPAQVRKRFGLVQHVPLRFVEAEDGPARLADDERDRLYEWTRGTDRVNVNSATRAEVRATVNRAGHAEDIVTVERLGLLEQSIVCREGTDAPGLLADVGPHLRSELLAVVP is encoded by the coding sequence ATGGTCGTCCTCGCCACGAAGGTCTACGTCGAGGGCGAGGCCCGCCGGCGGGCGCTGGACTCCCTGGAGTCGCTCGTCGCCAACGACCTGGCCGACCTCGACGTCGAGTTCACGCTCGGCCTCCGCGACGACGAGTTTCCCTCGGTCACCGTCACCGGCGAGGATGCCACCGTCGCCCGGAACCTACTCGCGGCGGAGTGGGGCGCGATCACGCCCCACCGCGAGACCGGCGAGACCCACGTTGGGACGCTGGAGTCGTGGGACGACGAGGGGTTCGTCCTGGACGCCGGCGAGGAGGTCCGGGTGCCGGCCGAGGAACTCGGCCTCGGGCAGGGCTCGCCCGCCCAGGTGCGCAAGCGGTTCGGCCTCGTCCAGCACGTCCCGTTGCGGTTCGTCGAAGCGGAGGACGGCCCCGCCCGACTCGCCGACGACGAGCGGGACCGCCTCTACGAGTGGACCCGTGGCACCGACCGGGTCAACGTAAACAGCGCGACGCGGGCGGAGGTCAGGGCGACGGTCAACCGGGCCGGCCACGCCGAGGACATCGTCACCGTCGAGCGGCTCGGCCTGCTGGAGCAGAGCATCGTCTGTCGGGAGGGCACCGACGCACCGGGACTGCTGGCGGACGTCGGCCCACACCTCCGGTCGGAACTGCTCGCGGTCGTTCCCTGA
- a CDS encoding DUF5803 family protein, protein MNRRLLAAAAFLVLVGLAGCVTPFGGDAASPSDLSQDATYEFDTDRDAYIVVNENNYTAVYNVSKADSNESIALYTTDSLTVEQPLAIRALQFRYANESRFPNGTVVRYERNATGPRRVYPNGENDSVDTLTVNTTNKRTKIDLPAEEGQLAFTVSKSGKELAIRPPVNGSFELVLPPNTDASLPLLSQVRPPNDGRETVGDRVHLTWEELDTSVLVVRWYLNRDVWLFGGLAAVALLVGLVGTGYYYLQVQQAKKRRQTEGIDVDYEDDGRDPPPGMG, encoded by the coding sequence ATGAACCGACGCCTCCTCGCCGCGGCCGCCTTCCTCGTGTTGGTCGGGCTGGCCGGGTGCGTGACGCCGTTCGGCGGCGACGCCGCGAGCCCGTCGGACCTCTCGCAGGACGCCACCTACGAGTTCGACACCGACCGGGACGCCTACATCGTCGTCAACGAGAACAACTACACCGCGGTCTACAACGTCTCGAAGGCCGACAGCAACGAATCGATCGCACTCTACACCACCGACTCCCTCACCGTCGAGCAGCCGCTGGCGATACGCGCGCTCCAGTTCCGGTACGCCAACGAATCGAGATTCCCCAACGGGACGGTCGTCCGCTACGAGAGGAACGCGACGGGTCCCAGGCGGGTGTATCCGAACGGGGAGAACGACTCCGTCGACACGCTCACCGTCAACACCACCAACAAACGAACGAAGATCGATCTGCCGGCCGAGGAGGGCCAACTCGCCTTCACCGTCTCGAAGAGCGGCAAGGAACTCGCCATCCGGCCGCCCGTCAACGGGAGCTTCGAACTCGTGTTGCCGCCGAACACCGACGCCTCGCTCCCGCTCCTGTCGCAGGTCCGGCCGCCGAACGACGGCCGCGAGACGGTCGGCGACCGGGTCCACCTCACCTGGGAGGAACTCGACACGTCGGTGCTCGTCGTCCGGTGGTACCTGAACCGGGACGTCTGGCTGTTCGGCGGGCTCGCGGCGGTCGCACTGCTCGTCGGCCTCGTCGGGACGGGCTACTACTACCTGCAGGTCCAGCAGGCCAAGAAGCGCCGCCAGACTGAAGGCATCGACGTCGACTACGAGGACGACGGCCGCGACCCGCCGCCCGGGATGGGCTGA